TCAACATCATTCATTATATCACTTTATAATGTTTCCTCTGTTTACCCTATACAATACGGTTTTTTTAATGTGAGTTTTCCATTCAATATGAATATAATAATGGATATAATTCAATATGGATCTAAGTCCTAGTTCTATAAGGAAAATATTATCTAATATAATCCTCAAGAATCTTATGAACCATTAATTAAGATATTTAAACCATCACTGGTGAGTTCATAGGAAGCATCTTTTTTTCCCATGCCTTTCATTGCTTCAATGGTTATTTTTTCTCCATCAAGTTTTACAATGTTATCAACCATGGACTTAATCATGATTTCTGTCTTTGAATCTGCAGATCCTTCGGTATAGGTGATTAATACAGTACTACCCGATTCTTTCATCCTTAAAATGTATGTTTTTAAAACACGGACAATTAAAAGTTCATTATTAGACTCTAGAATCGTGGTCAGGGAATCTATCAACCCCCTTGAACGAAGGCTGCTTTGGGAGATGGAACGCGCCCCTCTGGTGACTTTAACCAGGATGTCAGTTGGGTTTCGAACGGATGAAAGTTGATATCTATCGGATTCTTCCACATCTAAATCACTGGAAGCCGCATCAACCACATACAACATCCCCTTTTCCATATAATCATCCAGAACAAATCCCATATCAGCCATGTTTTGATAAATTTCAGACATGTCATGATCCGTAGTTAAAAAGAGACAGGGCTCATCCTGAGTCAGCCCATGGTAGGCGAATTCATAACAAAAAATGGACTTACCAACACCTTGCGGACCGTATATTAGTGTGGCTGTGTTTTCAGGAATACCTCCCAAACCCAATCCCAGGCCGTCATCAGAAGAGGTTAAATTATCAAATCCAGAAATACCCGAAGCAATGCGAACTATCATTGAGTTCACCTGTAAAGTAGTTCCAAAAGAGCATCCAGTGCATCTTCGATTCCCTCATCTTGGTGCAGGCTTACCGGAATGATGGGTATGCTGTGGTCTATGTTCATGACTTTTCTGATTTCTTCTGGTGATAATGCATCTGGAAGATCTTGTTTGTTGGCCACAATAACCTTGGGTATAGCTTCTGCCTTGCACCTTTTCATCATTTCCTTTGCTCGGGCAAATGTTTTAGGTTCAGTGGAATCCACCATTATAAATGCACCTACAGCTTCTTTAGACAAAACATCCAATATGAGGTCAAATCGTTCCTGTCCTGGAGTTCCAAAAACATCAGCAATAAATCCTTTGTATTCAACATGACCTATATCCATGGCTATAGTAGTGGGAACCTGACCTAGAGCCATTCTATCCACAGAAACAGATTCAGGTGCTATTTTTTTAACAAAAGTGGATTTTCCAGCGTTGAAAGGTCCGGTTACCAGTATTTTTGGGATGAATATCTTAACTCCACCTGGACGTAATATATTAAATAAAACCATGTTGCTGGAGGGAGTGGTCCAACTTGCACCGGTAACCATAAACCCCTGACCAATGATTACTCTTTCTTCAATGGTGTTAAGGTTAACCAAACAGTCCATAGATTCTTTTATTTGCATGATTAAATCATTTTCATAATCCCACTCAGTAAATATGTATAACAATATGGTTTCATTCTCTTTAGCAACCTTATTCCAATTTTTAATTATACGTATTGTTTCTCCTTCCTCTAAATAATCTATGAGAGTTGAAAGATTGTTAATTACACCCACACCACTGGGAACATCAGTGATTGCTTGAATTACAACTTCTTCTATTTGTGAATAATCTTCTATCCCATATTTGCCTGTTACTGGGGCGCCTATGAAGTATGAACTACCATCCACAAAAAAGGCATGGTTGTTTTCCAAATTTCTTTCAAGATCCCATCCAAATTTTTCGAATTCATATATTATGGAACTGGGTTCAGTCACATTGGTAAATATGAAACCATGATCTCCTTCTTCCAGCCGACTATAAAGAGTTTGATAACCAAAAGCCTCACACTCGACACCAGGATCAGCATAGAAAAGGACAGATGAACCTTCTGGTATTCCTCCACCTAAAAAATCGTCAAGTTTAGGAATGTGAGTTCTCTTCATAATCACATACCACCCATGATCTGGTTGACCTGTTCAGCAATTGATTCCATTTCAAAGAATATAAGTCCCAACTGAGCTTCAGGTTCAGTTAGTACGGTTAAAATAGCTTTGGGACCTGCGGGAATTAGCACTATGGTCCCTTTTTCAGTCTTTACAGAAATTTGGCTAACTGAACCCGTGGTCATCTGGCCAGATGCTGCTTCAGCCGCTCCCATGATTGTTGAACACAAAGCTGAAAAAATACGAGCATCAACATCCGGAGGAGTTCTGGAGTTAATTAAAAGTCCCTCTTTAGAAACTATGCCACATGCTTTTATCTGACCTACCTGCATCAGTGTTGTTAATATGTCATCCAGCTCTTCTTTTTTAGTTTTGGCCATTTATTTCCCCCGTATTTTTTATTTATTTTACATAATATTAACCATTGATCCCTTAATAATCAATGAAATAATCAACAATATCTATTATATCTTAGCTTCTTTTTAGAATTTTCGCTTATAATTTCACCATCCAGTATAATTTATAGAAAACATAAATCAATAAAAAGGTCAGTATTACACTTATAATGATGTATAAATTGTTTAATACTGGAATATCATAAAAATCATCAACGATATTAATGAAAACCGCGCATGAATACAGTATCATAGCCACTGCAAATATTTGGAAGACCTTAATTGTTTGTGATTTATTTGTAAATAAACGACCCAGTGCTGCAGTTTTATACTTTCTGAGATTTAAAAATATCATTAAGGGGAAAAAGAACAGTATTCCAAAGAGGAGGATATTGAAAATAGCATTATATATATTCATTTTCCTCACCTTTTTTAAGAACAGTTTGTAATCCATATACAAAATACAAAAGAGAAATAGCATAGAATATGGCTGTTAATTTTAAAATAAACACACTAGGATCGGGAAAAAGAGAATAATAGGTTTGTCCAAGCCAGAAGAAAAGTGCGCCCACTGCTATTATCAAAAATATTTTCTTTATTTGCTTTTCATGTAAAAAGATCATAGATGAAACAAAATCTTCGCTGTCTAATTGTTTTAATAGGATTATAGAGTAATAAATAAGTAGAATTCCTAAGGATATGGATGTAATATGTAATATAGCATCGATGAATTCTAACTGGTCAGACAAGTTAAATGCCTCCCCCTTTTCACAATACAATTATTAAATTGTTTTTCAAATAATTTAAATATTTCTTATAGATTTATGAAGATAAAAAAGAGCTAAGCAAAGATATAATATTTAAATATTCTTATGATCTCTTAGAGTAGTTTTTCCAATATTCAACCACATACTCAATCCCAATAAACATCAGCTGTTGTGAATACATATTTAGATGAAAAAGCCGGGTTAAAAACTGAATTGGTTAAATTTTCTGTTCTAAATGTCTCACAAATTTTTTTCCTAACATAATAATTAATCCTATCTCCTAAACAGTTTCGATCTGTTTTATCTTTAACCGATGATGAAGAAGCATGTATCCGAAGCTGTATCTTTGTTTTTTGATAAGTGGGGTTAAAACCCTGATTAATATAATCAATATTAATTATTTTTACACTGGAAGGATTTAAAAGCCTTTGGTGTTCAAAAGCATAATCATCAAAAGTTTTATCAGGGTATATTGCAAATCCATCCGATAAAGATCCTTCTAATGCTCCTGCACGTGCAGAACTCATAGCTTGATTCAATTCACTTGAATCCTTAATATTGATGGCTAATGGAAATAAAATCATAATACTAAACCCCAATATCATTAGGAATTCAATAGGAAGCTGTCCCTTGAAATCATTTTGAAAACTGCACATGTTACCAACTCATAGGAATTTAACAAGACTTCTTTTTCTTCTTTTTCTGATTAGGGATACAATGGATTATATTATGAAGTTTCAAATAACCGCTGAAATTTTTTTATAAGGATTGATAAAGGATCACTCTGTGACCAGTCTGGTTATTTTTTACATTTCGAATCTTGTAAGTTCTGCTAGGCAGCAGTATAACCTTATATTGATTCATCTCGTAATTAGAGATTATTTTAAAATAAGAAAATGAATAACCACACTTACCTTTGATTTTGACTAAAACACCTGATTGGTTAGTTTCCACTTCGTAATATGATCCATCAATTTGAGAAGGCATTTTTATGGTTATTTCATGGCCTTCCCCTCCTGAATATGATTCTTCAATAGCTTGGGCTATCTTTTCTGATATTAAACGTGCTTCTGATAATTGGGAAGTATGATGCACTGTTTCAAACCTTTCATTAGCAATGGAGAACACCCCACCCAAGATTGCCAAGAGGAACAAAATCGAGAACACAAAATCAATGTTCAAGGATGCCTTATCATCTTTAGTAATAGTTAAACCCATAAACTTATTAATATATTGGTACTATTAATACTTATCTAAATAAAAATAGGAGGAATTATCATGAAAAACTATGAAAAAAATGTTGCAGAAAAAAATAAAGCGTGTGATTTGTTAATTGAATTTAAAGAAAGTGAAAACCCAGGAAATGATTCAATTGATTCATTATTACCCGAAATTAAAGGAATGGAAGAAATTGAAAAAGTTTTAAATAATACAGAAGCTTATTTTTATATTAAGGAATCAGAATTTTACGATGTTGTTACTGTTGATTTATATTCCAACCCTATTTTAGCTATTGAGGAATTCAAAAAGACACCTACAATTGCTATAAAGAAAGTAATACCCCTTGATTTAGTTGTGCCTTCGCTTAAAGAGAATATTATTAGAGATGTTTTGAATTTAGCATCCATTAAAATAAAAAATAATGAATCTTTTACTGTAAAATGTGAAATTCGAAATAAAAGATACATAAAATCTAAAGAGCAATTGATTTATCAAATAATAGATGAAATCTGTAATAAATTGAAGTACAATTATGATGAAAAAAATCCCCACTGGACAATAATTATAGAAGAATTTGGAAAAAACACTGGAATTGGAATAAATAAGACTCAAAATATATTCATAAATCAATAAAACGATTGGCACTACTTTTCATACGCTTTTTATTTACTTTTCCTTTTTTTATTTTTTTACTTATATCTTTTTACCTAAGCTGATTCTTCCATAATTTCCTCTTTATTTCCAATTAATCCGTTTAATAAATTCATGTAATTTTGATGGAATGTCAAAACAAAGAGATAATTTTATTTATAATATCATGGAGATGGATTATAGGGTTTTTGATATGTACAATATATTGCTCTTCAGTGGTGGGGTATACAAATTTGAACTCCTGGCAGAATACATTGAAGATGTAGGTGGTTTACTAGTGCAGGAAGATCGTCTTCATATATCTCGTGGGAGTTATTTTCTTTCAGAAGAGATGAGGGTAATTTTAATTGTGCCCCAAAGTGAAATTTCAAGTGTCAAATCCTTTGCCTATGATATAAAAGGAAATATTGAAGAATTAAAATTAGAAAAAAATCTTGAAAGCAAGCTTAAAAACTCTTTAATTATATACAATATTTTGTCTAAGAAAGAAAATTGGATGGGAATAACTGAAATACTTGATCAAATACAAAAGGATACTCAAGGAAATTATTATAATGAACTTGAATCAGATATAAAAGATTCCGAACATGATTTGGAAAAGTGTTTAGAATTAATGCTTTCATTAAAACTCATTAAAAAACGTAAACATAACGAAATTGATGAATATCATCTCGTTCAAAAAAATTAAACTGAGATGTATTTAGTACCATGTTCTGGACCGAATTTTTAATAAATGAATTTAGATTTAGGATTTAATTTACTATTATTGGAATAATTTAGTGATAAAAAATGATTAAAGGAGAAAGCCTAATTTTTATTGGAATTGCTGCTGTAATACTTGGCATATTACTTATCTTCATAGGCTCAGCTGTTCTATCATCAGGCAAAAACGAAGGCCATAATGAGGTTAAAACAGGTGGCATTATCCTGATTGGGCCAATACCCATCATATTTGGAAACGACAGAAACACGGTTCTTACAGTTTCATTGGTGGCTATTATAATAATGGTGATATTCTATCTCCTGTTTTATAGGGGAAGTACCTGATGATTTTTAATCCCCTAATCCCATCAAAAATCTATCAGAATTTAAATAATTTTTCAGATGATCTAAACATAAAGGAAATAAAGGTCTTATTATGAATTTAATCAATTTAAAAGATAAAAAATTCTTAATCGCATTACCTGCATTGGCTGCGCTCTTTATTGCCCTAATTCCCACCCTGAAATATCAGTGGCCACTGGGTTGGGATATTATTTATCACATACAATACGCCCAAGTATACACTAATTATGGATTCACTCTGACTGATCCTCTCCTACAATTTCCAGTTGGTAAGAAAATAGGTTATCCTCCTCTGTTTCACTTTTTGATTGCTGTATTGGGGTCAGGGCTTGGGATTGATTATTTCCAGATATCTCGGTTCTTACAACCAATTCTGGCCATGTTAGTAGTTTTATCAGTTTCATATGTAGGTTACAAATTTTATGGACCAATTGCAGGATGTGGTGCGGGTTTCCTAATGTTATCAAGTTATCTGGTGAGTAGGATAATTTTACCCCTTCCTGAGAATTTAGCATTAATATTCCTACCATTGGCTGTTTATTTATATTATAAATCTTTAATAAACAGCAAAATTAAGTTTGCTTTTTACAGTGGATTGCTTTTCATAGCAGTAGTTTTGACTCATCAAGCTGCCACTTTATGCCTTTTTTTAGTGATTGTCAGTGTGACAATTATGGAACTAGTAGTTTATCGAAATTTAGGTGTTTGGAAAAGTATAACTTCCTTTTTCATACCACTTGTATCTTTATTAATTACAATTATCATCTTCATCCAAATCTGGGCACCTGAAATCCTGCAAAACATTATTCAACATGGAATTTTTAGCGTAACAGGTTTGAGCACATCTATCAATAACCGACCCCTGGGTATTTTCAGTTATTTGGGTAATCTAGGAATTTTAGTGCTGATATTTGCAATCATTGGCTTAATTAACTCATTGAAAAATCATCAAAAGAAAGATCTGGTCATATTATTATGGACAATTTCCATGCTCATCCTAAGCTATGCATACTTATTCGGAATCAATGTTATTTCATACCGAGTGCTGATATACATTTTAATACCTCTAAGTATATTAGGTGGATCTGGATTTTATTTTGTTTATCTGAAAATAAAAGATAAAGAGATTTTATCTTCAAAAAAAATTCAAACATGCTTTTTAGTTTTGATAATTGGTTTATCCTTACTAAATGGATTTTTAACAGTTGCAAGCCCTAAAATTGCCATTTTTGGAGTTAAAAATGAAATAAATACAGTTCAAATTGCCCCACCATCGAATTCAGAAGTTGATTTGGCCAACTGGTTAAATGAAAACGGGAATAAAAGCCGTTCATTTGTCATATCAAACCAGTTTACTGGCACATTCTTAGTAACAAAGACAAATATCCCTCTTCACTTTGGGTTTGAGTATTATTCAACTAATGAAAAAGTTCCTATTCAAGGAAAATTTGTTAATAACAGCCCACTTACTGCCTTCAGAGATGAAAATATTGGATACATAATTTATGATAAGAGATTGATTATTATACCTCCTGAAAACTATCTTTCAATGCGTATTATTGACTCAGAATTTTACCCACTATATTATTTCACTCAGGATATTGCCACAAATATCAATGAGATCAAACCCGATTTCTCAAGGGTTGTATATGAAAACCAAGATTTTATTGTTTGTGAAGTAGATTTTAAATAATTCAAGAGATATATTCGATTTCTAATAGAGAATAAAAAATTTTCATTGCAGTATTAAAATTGAAAATCAAAAAGAATTTAAAACAAATATTGCCGGATACCATATAACTTTGAACTAGAACCAATATAAATAAATAAACCATCATCAGTATAAAAATAAAAAATCATAAAAACTCATGTTTAATAATTATTTAAGTGATTCTATGAAATTATCTGTAGTTATCCCCGCTCTAAACGAAGAAGGAATAGTTGGAAAAACTGTTGAATCTGTGCCTTTAAAAAAATTAAGTGATGCGGGGTTTGAAACCGAAATTATAGTTGTTGATAACGCATCCGAAGATAACACTTCTCAAGAAGCCATGGAAGCCGGTGCAAAGGTTGTTTGTGAAAAAAATCGAGGATATGGAAATGCTTATCTTCGAGGTTTCCGTGAAGCATCTGGAGATATAATAGTAATGGGAGATGCCGATGGAACATATCCCTTTGACGAAATATTAGAATTTATTCAACCCATTTTAAAAGAAAATGCAGAATTTGTTATGGGTTCCAGATTAAAAGGTAACATAAAAAAAGGCGCCATGCCTGCCCTTCATAGATACATTGGAAATCCTTTTCTGACATGGGTTTTAAACGCCCTCTTTCATACAGGAATATCTGATGCTCATTGTGGAATGCGTGCCATGACTAAGGAAGCATGGAATAAAATGGATTTAAAAACACCTGGAATGGAATTTGCTTCAGAAATGGTCATAGAAGCATCCCGAAAAAATTTAAGAATATCCGAAGTTCCTATTACCTATTACCCTAGAGAAGGTGAATCGAAACTTAGTTCATTTTCAGACGGATGGAGACATCTGCGTTTTATGATGATGTATCGTCCAGGACCATTTCTGTTCATACCTGGTATTATAGTGCTAATGTTAGGTATACTTCTAACAGGAGTAGCCTTGTTCCAAGGCATTTCTCGCATGCATTCATTAATTTTGGGAGGATTGCTCTTACTAATTGGATACCAAATGCTTCTTTCATGGCTTTATTTTGGAGCATTTGGAGCCTCTTACGGAATTTATCGTAAAACAAGCCTATCAAAAAAAATAATGAATTACCACTCCCTTGAAAAAGAGCTCATTATTGGAGTATTCTTTTTAGTCTTTGGAGTATTAATTGGACTTAATGTACTTTACAATTGGGCTACGGGTGGTTTTGGAGCGCTTTATCAAGTTCAGAGTACAGTTATTGCCATGATTCTATCTATTTTAGGAATACAAACCATTTTCTCAGGAATGTTTTTAAGTTTGTTATTGTTGAATCAAGTAGATGAGAGTAATTAAGTGGAGTTTAAATGAAAATTGCTTTTATTTATGACACTGTTTATCCCTGGGTTAAGGGAGGGGCTGAAAAAAGAATATACGAACTTGCAAGAAGATTGGTTAAAAATGGGCATGAAGTCCATTGGTACTCCTGGGGATGGTGGTGGCCAGAAAAAGGCAAAAAAGACATAATATTAGAAGGTATTCACTTGCATGGAGTCGGTCAACCCCACTCTTTATACAATGGAAATAAACGATCTATTAAAGAAGCCATTCTTTTCGCTGTGAAACTCTGGCCGCAACTTAATAAAGAAAAATTTGATATCATTGATTGTCAGGGATTTCCATTTTTCTCCTGTATCACAGCAAAAATCCACTCTATTTTTGGAAAATCTAAATTAATAATTACTTTTCATGAAGTGTGGGGTGATTATTGGTACCAATATTTAGGGTATTTAGGATTTTTCGGAAAGCTTGTAGAGAAATTCATTTTTCGTTTAACTAACCGAATTATTACTGTATCTTCAAAAACACAGCAAGATCTTCTAAAACAAATAAATGCTTCTGAAGCTAAAGTGATTCCCAATGGTATTGATTTTAAGGAAATCATTGAAGTTAAACCACATAAAAATCATCACCAAGTTGTATTCGCCGGTAGATTGATTAAAGAAAAACGAGTAGATTTGTTAATTAGAGCACTAGCCTTTGTAAAAAAGGATGTGACCAACATTAAAGCCATAATTTTTGGCGAAGGGCCAGAAGAACAAAAAATAAAAAAACTCGCTGATGAACTCGAATTATCAAATAATATTACATTCAGAGGATTTCTTGAAAACCATCCCGATCTTATTTCACATCTAAAATCATCAGAAGTATTTGTATTACCATCCGAAAGAGAAGGCTTTGGTATAATAGTCATTGAATCAAATGCTTGTGGGTTACCTGTAGTTATAGTTCAGAGTTCTATGAATGCAGCTGTTGATCTAGTAAACGAGGGAATGAATGGTTTCATAGCAAATTCAACAGTTGAAGATCTTGCCAAGAAAATTACCCTAGCCTTGCATGAAAAAAAGAGCATGAGCGATAATTGCATCGCTTTTGCTAAAAAATATGATTGGGATAATATAATCCCAGTTCTTGAAAATTATTATTATAACTCCTTATAGAAGACCAAAAATTAGAATCTCACAATAATACAATAATAATTCAATAAATTAAATATTTTTATGAGGGAGATTATGAAAATACTTCAGACTCCAGTTAGATTTTACCCATATATTGGTGGGGTAGAAAACTATGTTTATTACTTATCCCAAGAATTAGTTCAAATGGGCCATGAGGTTAATGTTTTATGTGCAAATGAGCCTGTTTCAGCTGAATATGGAACGGTTAATGGAATAAATATTAAAAGACTATTTTCAATTGGTAAAATAGCCAATACAAACCTAACACCCGGACTTCTTCGAGCTTTATCGCGTGAAGATTTTGATATTATCCACACACATATCCCAACACCATGGAGTGCTGATCTAAGTGCTTACATATCTTCAAAAAATAAAAAACCATTGGTCTTAACGTATCACAATGACGTAACTGGAAAAGGATTTGCAAACCATATAGCAAAATTATATAACGCTACTGGACTGCAAAGAGTTCTCAAAAAAGCTGACAGGATTATAATTACCCAAGCAAGCTACTTTGAATCATCCCCATATCTCAAGCCTTACCATGAAAAAATTTTGGTTGTTCCCAACGGAGTTAATATAAATAAGTTTCAACCATCAAAAGCGAAAGAAAAAAACACTTTGTTCTTCTTAAGTGTTCTTGATGAATATCATAAATATAAAGGTTTGGATTACCTTTTAAATGCCTTGAAAATTGTTAAAAATGAAATAAAATCTGTTAAACTAATTGTAGGAGGTAAAGGAGTTCTTTTAAAATCATATGGAGAATTAGCAACCAAATTGGGATTGGAGGAAAATGTGGAATTTGTTGGTTTCATACCTGATGATAAACTCTCTGATTATTATAGTCAAGCTAATATTTTCGTACTTCCCTCGATTTCTCCAGTACAAGAAGGCTTTGGAATAGTTGCTCTGGAAGCTTTAGCTTGTAAAACACCTGTTGTAACCACCAATATTGTTGGGATAGCTGATGATTTAAAAAAAAGTGAATCTGGAACAGTAGTGAAACCTAAAGATGTTGAATCCCTTGCCCAAGGAATTATAAAAATTCTAAATAATCAAAAACTTCAATTAACAATGGGTGAAAACGGGCGAAAGATGGTTGGGGAAAAGTATACTTGGAAAAAAGTAGCAGAAACCATGGTCAATATTTATAGTGAGATAATTTAGTAAGAATTGTTCTATAACTAATAATTAATGTTATCATTATATTTTATAAGTAAGATACTTCCAATAATTCAAAATCAAGAAAAAATAATGATAATAAAAGCTTTAATACTATTTAAGCAATATTTAATTTGACGAGATTAGGTATAAAACATTGTCGAATGGGAAAATTAAATCCTGTATAATAATATAGATGATAATTATGAATCTAAGGCTAATTAATTCAATAAAAGGCAGATACTTGCTGTTAATTATTATTACACTAATATTAACAGATATTACTATAATCTTAGATATTAGTTATCTCAGAGAGGCCTTATCTTTCCTTTTTTTCACAATTATTCCCGGTTTGATAATAATTCAGGTTTTAAAACCTGAATTAGAATTTGTGAAAAAAACTCTACTATGGGTTGGGATAAGCATTGCATTACTCATATCCACTGGTTTGATTCTTAACGCTTTATATCCGTCAATTGAATATCCTTTATCTTTAAAACCAGTTCTGATTACTCTCAATGGAATAATGATTGGATTAGTAGCTGTTGCCTACAAATTCAAACCTGACAATTTTTGTAATAAAAAAATTTTTAACTTTAATCTGGATTTGAAAGGTAAATTAATATCACCCCTAATTTTACCGATTCTGTTTCCATTGTTGGCTGTTATTGGCACATATTCCATGAATTTATTTCAAAACAATATAATTCTAATGATCTTATTGTTCTTGATACCGATACATATAATCATAATAACTTACTTTAACGAAAAAATTCATCCTATTAACTACCCTCTTGCTCTCTGGCTAATAGGGATGAGTTTATTATTGATGCATAGTTTAACATCTAATTTTGTTTTAGGTCGTGATGTTCATATAGAATATTACACTTTCCAATTGACCTTAAACAGTCATTACTGGGACATCAATCAATTTTACAACCCCTATAACGCCTGTCTGAGCATCAACATACTGCCGACCATTTATCAAGTATTGTCAGACATGAATCCAGAATATGTATTCAAATTGTTTTTCGCTATAATTGGTTCCATACTTCCAGTAGTTTTATACAAAGTATTAGAGAATTTTTTAAAAAATCGTAATGCATTTTTAGCATCTTTGCTTCTGGTTTTTCAGGCATTTTTTATCAATCTCACAGGATGCATAAGACAAGAAGTGGCTATTCTATTCTTCTTCCTATCCATATTAGTGCTCTATCAAAAAGATTTCTCAAAGTCAATTCCATTAAAAGCCTTATTTTTAATTTTAGTATTTTCCATGGTAATGTCACATTACACAACTTCTTATGTGGCTCTAGTTATTCTTGTACCTTTATTACTCATACCTTTCTTTAAGG
This Methanobacteriaceae archaeon DNA region includes the following protein-coding sequences:
- a CDS encoding DUF2206 domain-containing protein, whose product is MIIMNLRLINSIKGRYLLLIIITLILTDITIILDISYLREALSFLFFTIIPGLIIIQVLKPELEFVKKTLLWVGISIALLISTGLILNALYPSIEYPLSLKPVLITLNGIMIGLVAVAYKFKPDNFCNKKIFNFNLDLKGKLISPLILPILFPLLAVIGTYSMNLFQNNIILMILLFLIPIHIIIITYFNEKIHPINYPLALWLIGMSLLLMHSLTSNFVLGRDVHIEYYTFQLTLNSHYWDINQFYNPYNACLSINILPTIYQVLSDMNPEYVFKLFFAIIGSILPVVLYKVLENFLKNRNAFLASLLLVFQAFFINLTGCIRQEVAILFFFLSILVLYQKDFSKSIPLKALFLILVFSMVMSHYTTSYVALVILVPLLLIPFFKGLLKERKIISTNLDVIVLYILFVAVWFIFYANVQFQAGSEVIGATVGATVAATGTSLVARESTILNMIGIGVKSLPNLIAIIINDLIFLTIGLGLLRILWKHKHYMKKLGDQYLLGSLLSVALLAGFIILPYISFYYGPDRLFFQLLIFTGPLFIFGCLQLGKIVKKPQITPFIVLIMLLSVFAVNTHLQYNFLGEPFSVEYNDKGVVRGELFIYNGEVSAAKWIKNYGYDNSSINGDAISYSRLLMGGVKKSSIKGINFNNHTVDGYLYLGFYNLNENKFFETYELQTSVDKYSYFFYGKSKIYQNGIATIWL